The genomic stretch tactcagagaggtaaaaaagaactctaGAGTGTCCGCTAAAGACTTATATAAATTactggcatagtccaatatctctgtgcactcatcaactatatgtaaaacagtggccaagaacggtgtttatgggaggactgcacagaggaagccactgccacacaaaaaacaaaaacattgttgctcgtttagtgtttgcaaaaaggcacttggacacttcacagaagttgtggcaaaatattttgtggactgattaaaccaaagttgaattgtttgcgagtaacacacaacgtcatgtgtggaggaaaattttgaagcatggtggagggagcatcatgatttggggctgttttgctgcctcaaggcctgaacaacttgcaatcattaatggaagaatgaattcaaaagtttatcaggatgttttgcaggaaaacctgaggccgtctgtcagacagttgaagctaaaaagagtatggatactgcaacaagacaatgatccaaaacacaaaaataaatcaacttcagaatggtttcagaagaacataatacacgttctggagtggctaagtcaaagaaccccattgagatgctgtggcataacctcaagacagcgattcatgccagacatccaatgaatctgactgaactaaagcagttttgtagagacgaatgtgccaagattagtcctgatcaatgtgccagactgatctgtagctacagaagcgtctggttgaagttattgctgaaaAGGGGGgccccacaaaatattaaatgtgatggttcacttacttatttttccaccttctgtcattttttgcatactatcctcattaaaatatgaatacatataaatgtttgggtggttttagttaaagcaggcagttttttcatctgtgtgattgtgACAAAGATCAtgacatttgatggcgattttatgcagaaacgtgaaaaattccaaaaagttcagatactttttcataccactgtaaatgggTCAATGCTGCATTAACTAAAACAGTATCCACACTAGTAGTGTGAAAAAATATCTAAACGGTGATATATGgtaatactttgtatcccaaaaggttatcgatatgctcctgccaagaattgacaTATCGTTGGGgggcttacaggtcactttttgttccttttaggcatttacaggtcaatttctgttgagtttaaatcactgcctgttcattttgtgagattcctgggtcacttcctattctgtATCCgataatcaacagtaagtgacccataaatgccccaaaatcaaaaggaagtgactaaaaatcaacagcaaatggctTGAAAGGGGCCAAAATTAAACTCATCGGGTGCCATTGAccaccatagacgtccaattcatttgaggtgggagggatgaccaccttcccagctcaaacgaattggacgtctactagtgataaactcatctaACTCAtgccaaaaacatgtttttgtttatttcttgttttgtagaatatcctagaatgatttcctgaccaaagtATTGATAATCGCCATATCGCGAGATCATCGTCATTATGAGCCATAGACTTGATTATATAATgacagggcgcggggccgataaatagggggcctgcattgttggtgaggccgtcaaagctgaccaagtggaatcacagacaaacagcttttcttgtgaacaaatgcttaaatccccgaatgctttagatatggacataaaacagtctcgattctaggttaaaagcaaaagaaaataGTGCAGTTAGCaataattttacgtaaatatgtcgaagtataatgctagtctgttagtgaatgtagctagcgggcgCCTCATGTAAACAGAGCATTCCTggtggaaattcttgtgaataaatgcttaaatccccaaattctttatggaCATGGatctaaaacagtctcgattcttggtaaacgtgcagttagcatttattttacgtaaatatgtcgaaatataatgttagtctgttagtgaatgtagctagcggcagccttatgtaaacagagcattcctggtggaaattcttgtgaataaatgcttaaatccccgaattctttatagaaatgaacgtaaaacagtctcaattcttggttaaaagcaaagaaagaaaacatacagttagcatttactttacataaatattgcgaattatgatgccaatgccgtagtggctaatttctcTCACTgaattttttcacgtttcaaaatgcatgcatggtacgaaaaatataataattaccttggatccttgaacaaatcactcctgagacaatccttcctgtttgtatgcagtacagcttttgtactttttcaacagaaatctggcgttaaatcgctgcgtgcgtgtttgtgaatagcttttCTTGATGTGGGCGCCCCCGACTTcaatgcgaggcgcagtgcatgaccgatctgacccgtcaataccattatgaagtctatttatgagctttgtattgcaaatcgtatcatatcgtgagcagggccggcccaggccatttgggggccctaagcaaaataatgcaaaggggcccatatttttggcccactatttcatcacagtgtactgtgaaacccatacatgcaatccaacccatacgtccatattttgtatattaatcagattttgttgcactgcatacttcaaacttttcaccccaaatgattgtcagtacttacagtagatagcgccaaacctttttctaaaagaggaaagaaagaagttaaggaagaacttttatttttttaagcttgtaatcaagtatcaaaactcacaaaagtcaaataaagcaaactgtagtaaacaaaatagaatataaattaaacaattgccagattgggggccccctagtggtcaggggccctaagcagctgcatcgtctgcatataggctgggccgggcctgatcgtgaggtaccaagaggttcccacccctgatCCAAACTGAAAGTGCCCTTGTCTAacaatgtgtgtgtttttctgtgtaGGTAACCTTCTTGTCATTATCCTAGTGGCCGCGACCAAGACACTGCACCATGTGACATCAGTGTTGATCATAAATTTGGCAATCAGTGACCTCCTCGTGGGCCTCGGGGTCATGCCCTTTGTTGCTTTATCCCTAGTGAAGCCTGGATGGGCCGAATGTTTTGTAAGAAACCGATTAAATTTGTCTTCCTATGAGTTCATGCTTTAATTGTTTTCCTCCTTAAACAGAACCTTTGTCTGTTTGTGGCCTACACCTCCTCTGTCTACTGCACAGCGTCTGTTCTCACACTGGCTGCCATCGCTTTAGACCGCTACCACTCCATCATGGACTGCCTTCACTACAACTCCCGCTGGACCCTGTGGCGAAAGTGCTTGGTGGTCCTGTGGATCTGGGTGCAGGCCATGGCCACCAGTTCTCCCCCGCTGCTGGGCTGGAGCTCAGTGACCTACATGGCTCCTGTGTACAGCTGCACAGTGGATTGGGCCAGCAGCCCCAGCTACACTGCCACCGTGACTATCCTCTCCTACCTCATGCCCGCCGTCATTATCCTCTTCTGCTATATGAACATTGTCAAGGTCGCCCGTAACCATGTTAGGAGGGTCCGCAGCTTGGAGGCTTCGATGCAATGCGGCAGGAATCCAAAAGCCATGTTCCATCCCTCTATGCATGACCCCTCCGTACTCGTCTGTCACCTAACTGGTCAATTTGTGTCTGAGGTTGTACCTGCTCAATCAGGATTGGTCGAGGGGGTCTTCTCCTTTTTGTCTACTCCCCAGCGCCCGCAGGACTTCCAACAGCACTATCAAGGAGTAGCTCGTCTCTTTCGGGTCATCTTAGCCTTCTTCCTTTGCTGGACCCCTTACATTGGGATTGCACTCATTCAGGCcacagaaactgcaatttctcgtCAGAGCACCCTAGTGCCTCCCTGCGCTCTGACAATTTCCTACTTTCTTGTACTGCTCAATTCTGACTTTAACCCTTTGATGTACTCTCTGCTCAGCAAGCGCTTCCAGGCAGCTCTGCAGGCACTGAGCCAGAAGTTAAGAGCTGGAATAGGGAGCATTATCAGCTGGGGAGGCGAGGTAGACACCCGGAGACTCACTACCACACGTCCTGGGATGACCTCCAGCTCGGACAACTCCCAGTATTGCTCTCCAATTTTCACCATCAGTACCGACTTCAAGCATCACTCTGGTGTAAATATATGCAAACTGTGTGTCCATGAAGTGGCCGCTCCATCCTGTTCCACTTCGCAAGACCCCTGTGTTGAAGGCAAGAGGATTGAGTTCCTGCAGGTTCCCTGTCGAACGCAGGAGGGCGGTAGACTACCGTTTTCTGCTTTGACAATGGAACCAAAGGCCACTTTTGTCTTTGGCCACATCACGGTGAAAGTAGAGCATGCCCCTTCAGAGAACCTGCTTAccaccaaaacaaatgattcagAGCGTACCACgcatactgcccatagttaggtgggattggctccagcgcctCCGTCACCCTCGTGTGGATAAGCCgatcagaaaatgaatgaatgaaagttttcacacatgcattaggctactgcgttacactggaacaaggcataaatgagaaactgatttccattcaaaattgtattttttcacagaTTTACAAATTCAATCTAAAACTCCatcaatcccccccccccccccccccgcccattTCCTCAAATCTAAAAGGAAAACCTCCATTTTAACTGTTCGtgaacataggatgtactttaaaatggaagataatgtaaacattgacttaaaaaaaaaaagatataagtaacatatattaacaaaaattaagtagaaatgacttacattatgcacagtaaaatggaatatattttgacgaCAAAGCAAACATTAACTTAAGAAAATAAAGAAGTAGCCTtacataaattaacaaaaataagtccaaagtgcacattaacgtggaagatgttctgaacctcccgaataaactacgtaaaataaacctcatcaactctttcctttctcttaaagatttgatcaattTTCCATTCCTTTAATTTAACAAGCTTGATTTTTCCTTTATTAGTTCTTCCAAAAAAacttgcatttgaaccaatcagaactaactatccatgctgatcacatgtcagtatgtcagccaactgaACGGACGGCAgtccaaggtttttttttttttttttgctgcctgcATTTGCAGGGCGACACGACATGTCAGATACAGAGAAACGCTGGGAAGAACTACGTAGCAAGGAtgtagatttgcatagggacatgacactaccaacttttcagggggctcaaattgtccccaccaacttttaagcaaccttatttgcattatataattacttccgttatataggtaatttagattgtctttccatatgttgtatggatagaattgactctaccattattaagtgaattacgttCATTAAGTTCAGGCTGATATGTacccctttttacttgctgaatgttcCAGTCTATTTTATTCcctcaaacacacatttgattggctgacgaCATGACCCGCCCcatcccaccaccaccacacacaACCACACgcacaacatgtcgacaacatgccgcctcctccgaccccttcgaagacgagggatattagaatttttttggggccagcagcagcagcaaccactgtaaataatgtaaaaagatgtcagtgTTGCGAAGGTGGGGAAGACCGACCTATATCAgatttagcataacattaaactgtatcaattcgctaacctgcaaaactcgagtaagaagctgcttagagaaatGTCCTATAGtatgttttctagtgttaaagttgattaaactgtgagaaatgtagtgaaccaaggtttattCTCCCCAGTTTGTATTTTTATCTTatctatgtggtcttaaagcagcgcaaaggagctttcatttttttgttgagtttgtggacaaaagcagtagtgttttacctgaaggaaggttccatttttatttatttttggtattcTTAACTAAGACGTTTTTATCAGTTGTATTTCATTTCTTTACtttgacagacaatgttgagtggtcttaagacaattgtttattttttgcactcctggatagttaagagattactgTGTAtgtaataaaatttaaattctgttcaaatattgcaacttaaatttgctaaacaaaaaaaaaaaatccagacatttattctggaagtttcaaaatgtttctttagtagtttttgaaaagaaaGGTTTGAATCGGACGATGTTTCACTTgattacatatgaaagttaggaGAAGtcgatacagatttattttgcattgatcatttagccatcaattatttaggttcatattcgtgagaaatgtatcccTGACCATAATTCACCCAAACTGTTTGGTCTTATCAATGTctagtccccagcaaaaagtgtgcatGCAGGTTATACTGTTATTTCGTCccgaccaatgttgagaccaaacctatgctctTGCGCcgtagaataaataaatgaatactaaatctcggtggaaatggattacgcAACACACTCTTTGTtaagcttgttgttaacacttgtgtatataaATCTGCCATTAGTAGATTTTTGTAATTGGAGATGCGTGTTTGGCAGCGtgccagggttttttttttcaaacatggggttttgacagttgccgtcatattttcgggatcaaagcaccgcatACAGTAACAGCGTTCCGGCCTCAAATCTCATTCCGGAACACCGTTccagcccactttcacccctgatctgGACAAAGGTTTTGAAACAAAACTCGTGGTCAATGTTATTTTATCAGGGGCTTAACTAATATCACTGCTGAATTCAAGCAAAAAGAAATTATAACTAGGGATGTTCCGAatcgatcatgtgatcggaaatcgagctgatcgcgccatttttcagaagatcggaatcgggtaaaaaggatcgggtttttaattcaataatgtgtttttctgattcatgctcgtacagtctCTTActcccctcctgctgcttttcttggtccgcagtgcactggagttagcTACATAAAGTttacaatgattgacaggtttgcagCTCTGATCTGGGGAGAGAAAGGCTCTGGAGCTCGACGATCATAGGCACAAAAGTGTCTATGTCTAAAACGCTGTTCCCGGCAGCGCGAGTGAGTTTGAGTGTATTCACtcatatgaattatatgaatgttatagagagtgattaaaagtatggcgctaaaggtgatgcaatgaaaaatgtgtatCGGATTGCAACTTGGtgttggcagattctcaaaatcaggtgactcgggtgcataaatatgcgatcgggacatccctaattacaACAAATAATAAGACGTCTGAATAAACGGACCAAATTTCCCATGCACACACTAAACTCCTTTCACTCGTTTTAATCTTCTGTAGTCGTAAGGGCTCATATAGTGTAAATGATGTTGATGTCTCATGTGCACAAAATAAAACTATGGTTATAGTTGTAGTAGTCAGTGTCTGTAATGAAACATATAAAGAGCTTCACCTAAAGAATATTTCACATTTGCAAGAACAAAACAAACCTGGACAATGGATGTATTGAAAAGTAATCTTTTATGAAGCATATGTGAATATACTTGAAGACCCCGCCCGCCCTATACCGACACCAATTAAAATAAACCCATCATTTCATAATCACACCTCTTATACTCGGTCCTCAAATGTGGTCATTATACTTCATGTTGCATCTTGCACCTTGCAGTGTATAAAATCATCATTCCTTACAAAGGTTTACATTTATGTCTAGCAATAATTCCAGAGGAATACAATGTTCTTGTTTATTGTCATTGATAATGACAATGGGAAACAGTGCTCATGCTGCTGTGAAAACAAAGAGAAGGCAGTGAAGTGGTCTTGATAACTCTGGGATATCATCATCATTCTGTCCTGCCTTCTGTCTTAACAGCAGCCAGATGCAAAATATATGGAATGTATGTTATAGtgtcccaaaaaaaacaaacaacaaaaacataagATGCTGTTTGTCTGCAGAAATCACTAAAAATCAGATTGCACAGAGTGTAATGTTCATACAGTACATTCACAACAAGGCAGTTTCCAACTTTTCATTCAAGGCTCAAATACATCTCCACTTGGAACGTGcctcaaaagtttaaaatagcGTAAACAACAATAAACAGATATTGTGTCTTCAAGCTTCACTCCCCTGTCAAAGCATGAGGTATAAATtagaaaattaaatgcaaaagtTGTTTTCACTTCTCTAAATCCTCAAATTGTTGCCACCCCTCTACGTATATCGTGATTGATACATCACGAGGATAAATAAGAAACACACCTCAATTAATATTCTccttttatgaaattaattaTGCTATTGTTGTTTATGGTTTAGTTATATGAtcagaaataataataacgcaCAATTTAGAGTCAGGGATTTTCTAGTCTATAcatacaatattgttttttttacttacagtaATTCACAACATACATATGCGAAGCTGAAatttacaatttggttgaaataATATAAAGCTAAAAAAGCCAATAATTTAATCACTAGCTTAACTGAATTTAAATATCTGGGAAAACCCATATAAAGCAAAATATAGGGTTATTATGGGCTAAATTTTATACATCGTAATTCAcaggtttatatatatacatatgtatatttatatattagagatgtgaccaaaaattcagcgctgaaaatagctaaaattgcatttttggtTTTCAGTTAAAACACCGAAAGTTTACAACCAAAAAGTGTAAAGAACTGTAGTTCTCTTGCGAAGACGTAATCAAAGCATGGCGAGAAGTAACACTACTGGCTCACCGCCAACATGTCCGAGGTTTGGAAGTATTGTAggaaggaccaggagtgcaaaaattaaataaataaatgcacaaataaattattacatGTGTCATTACAATGCTTCagcttcattatttatttatttcaatacttattgatttattttaatttatatttattttaattctcATTTATAAATTTCATTTAAAtatttcacttttattttttcaatttatacttattccaatttttatttaattatttcaacatttatttattccaatatatttatttatttcagtctttattcatttatttcaatttctatgtatttatttcaacatgtatttatttaactttttattcatttaattcttgcactcttgtacagcatgaaataattttatctgtcattggctcatcaacCTCAGTAGGTGGGCGCGAACTAGGTGGGGTTTGGGTTGAGCGAGTCAAGTTACATGGCTCTGGAGTCCAGCGCGCACTGCTGCCAAACAGGCAGGGGCGGATCTAGAAAAATATTTATGGGGTGACCAGAGGGGGGCAGAAACTTTTTGAGGGGTGGCAAATATTTCACGATGGTATAATACATTATCGACTCTAATACATCTCACATTTAAAACAATCCGTTCCGATTtacctaaagaaataaaaagacgAATGAGTTTTTATGTGTGTGACAAttttgttgatgagacattgGATttcttttaatgaaaaaaaaactttaacaaaACGGGATATTGAAATTATCatcatttcatattttgatCGAATTACATTCAATTGTGCTTAACTAACTGTTAGAGTATTGATCCAGATCGACTTAttggtatagaccccaatcacgtgacgtcacaactccgcccccctgactggtgccgccatattgtccgtcagctcatcgtgtttacatattatcgctacgtacattcctcctattactgcgtgtttttctgcttgtctaaggaatcactgcctagtaaacgaacccaaaaaccttcctgacaatcgttaacattgattaatcaaaatggtgaaggcatgtgtggcggttggctgcagtaac from Corythoichthys intestinalis isolate RoL2023-P3 chromosome 10, ASM3026506v1, whole genome shotgun sequence encodes the following:
- the LOC130923238 gene encoding 5-hydroxytryptamine receptor 1D translates to MEGLDSGVLDPGCLRAAAVNSSRTSVSETCVSARMQSLLVVFIVVMFLGSVTGNLLVIILVAATKTLHHVTSVLIINLAISDLLVGLGVMPFVALSLVKPGWAECFNLCLFVAYTSSVYCTASVLTLAAIALDRYHSIMDCLHYNSRWTLWRKCLVVLWIWVQAMATSSPPLLGWSSVTYMAPVYSCTVDWASSPSYTATVTILSYLMPAVIILFCYMNIVKVARNHVRRVRSLEASMQCGRNPKAMFHPSMHDPSVLVCHLTGQFVSEVVPAQSGLVEGVFSFLSTPQRPQDFQQHYQGVARLFRVILAFFLCWTPYIGIALIQATETAISRQSTLVPPCALTISYFLVLLNSDFNPLMYSLLSKRFQAALQALSQKLRAGIGSIISWGGEVDTRRLTTTRPGMTSSSDNSQYCSPIFTISTDFKHHSGVNICKLCVHEVAAPSCSTSQDPCVEGKRIEFLQVPCRTQEGGRLPFSALTMEPKATFVFGHITVKVEHAPSENLLTTKTNDSERTTHTAHS